One genomic segment of Thermodesulfobacterium sp. TA1 includes these proteins:
- the rlmD gene encoding 23S rRNA (uracil(1939)-C(5))-methyltransferase RlmD translates to MEKVVRIEKVVFGGEGLGRLPDGKVLFVPYSLPGELVKVKIVKDFGDYAEADLIDLLEPSPERRDPLCPYYGVCGGCQFQHAVYQAQLNLKKTILYETFARAGWKEEVPLEGVVPSPKEFFYRNRLRLHVEAESLKMGFVKRKSHEVLRIERCLLAEEVLNQVLLSLYQTPSWLRLSTYSKRIKIESSPLDGKATLIFWTAFRPNKQDLEELSSLPQLKASFYWMKGRHPEGPFPEDASFGGRRLFQGPEQLVYYVQPGVFVQTNWGINLAIIETIKSWGLDCETVLDLHCGMGNFVLALLSEGITKALGVDTDLRAIEDGLYTAERNGINGRLDLRQMSSTEALYQAIKQGEEFDLMVLDPPRGGCKEILRFLPEVNRKYLVYVSCDAPTLARDLKILKDLGYVLKKVYLFDMFPQTYHFEVLSLLEKKA, encoded by the coding sequence ATGGAAAAGGTAGTTAGGATAGAAAAGGTGGTTTTTGGTGGAGAAGGCTTAGGGAGGCTGCCTGACGGTAAGGTCCTTTTTGTGCCTTATTCCTTGCCTGGAGAGCTGGTTAAGGTTAAGATAGTTAAAGATTTTGGGGACTATGCCGAGGCAGACCTGATAGACCTTTTAGAGCCCTCTCCTGAGAGGAGAGACCCTTTATGCCCTTATTATGGGGTGTGCGGAGGTTGTCAATTTCAGCACGCGGTATATCAAGCTCAGCTAAACCTTAAAAAGACTATCCTTTATGAAACTTTTGCCAGGGCTGGTTGGAAAGAAGAGGTACCCTTGGAAGGGGTGGTCCCCTCTCCCAAGGAGTTTTTCTATCGGAACCGGCTGAGGCTTCATGTAGAGGCTGAAAGCCTTAAGATGGGTTTTGTAAAAAGAAAATCCCATGAGGTCTTAAGGATAGAAAGATGTCTTCTTGCCGAAGAGGTTTTAAACCAGGTGCTTTTAAGCCTTTATCAAACTCCTTCTTGGTTAAGGCTTTCAACCTACAGCAAGCGGATAAAGATAGAGTCTTCTCCGTTAGACGGTAAAGCTACCCTGATTTTTTGGACAGCCTTTAGGCCTAACAAACAGGACTTAGAAGAATTGTCCTCTCTTCCTCAGCTCAAGGCCAGTTTTTACTGGATGAAAGGACGCCATCCAGAGGGTCCTTTTCCTGAAGACGCCTCTTTCGGAGGAAGAAGACTTTTTCAAGGACCAGAACAGCTGGTTTATTATGTTCAGCCAGGGGTTTTTGTCCAAACCAACTGGGGAATAAACTTAGCCATCATAGAAACTATAAAATCTTGGGGCCTTGATTGTGAAACGGTCCTTGATTTGCACTGCGGTATGGGAAACTTTGTGTTGGCTTTGTTATCAGAAGGGATAACCAAGGCCTTAGGGGTAGACACAGACTTAAGGGCGATAGAAGACGGGCTTTATACCGCAGAGAGAAACGGTATCAACGGAAGGCTTGACCTCAGACAGATGAGTTCAACCGAGGCTTTATATCAGGCCATCAAACAGGGAGAGGAGTTTGACTTGATGGTGCTTGACCCTCCCCGCGGAGGCTGTAAAGAAATCCTAAGGTTTCTTCCTGAGGTAAACCGAAAATATCTGGTTTATGTTTCTTGTGATGCCCCTACGCTGGCAAGAGACTTAAAGATTTTAAAAGACTTAGGTTATGTCCTTAAGAAGGTTTATCTGTTTGATATGTTTCCTCAGACCTATCACTTTGAGGTTCTTTCTCTTCTTGAGAAGAAAGCTTAA
- a CDS encoding acyl-CoA dehydratase activase: MFDEDKNLLFWRYEKTHGQPIETAERILTEVEKQFGKEGLSGITCTGTAGKTISQILGCAFVNEVMAHAKAATFFHPEVKTIIDIGGEDSKLIFITHERGIPEIEDFALNTLCAAGTGSFLEQQAARLGYTIEEFSRLALEAQNIPRIAGRCTVFAKSDMIHLQQAAVPDHEIIAGLCFAIIRNLKSNLAKGREILPPLVFQGGVAANLGVRKAIKEVFRLKDDELIIPEHFRIMGAIGAALYGLEGKAFSDYRGADILRTYLKERSYSPPRYEVLKPFKSLDLSKELKNRFLAKRTNLENRSKEVWLGIDVGSVSTKLVAIDREGNLVAKVYLLHQGKPLESIKKGLLDLKQQLPEDVMVKGVGTTGSGRYLIGDFVGADVIRNEITAQAYGALFIDPEVDTIFEIGGQDSKYIYLEKGTISDFTMNKACAAGTGSFLQEQAVKLEVPIEKFGEIALQSNAPLKLGERCTVFMQSDLLHYQQQGLPKEDLIAGLCYAIVHNYLNKVVEDRKIGKKIFFQGAVAFNQGVVAAFEKVLGKPVIVPPHHEVTGAIGVALLAKAETQGETKFKGFDLTNVNYQIKAFECKECPNQCEIHKVIIEGSSPYYYGGRCEKYEVDHRKAGENIPNLTLERFEKLLSYVKPIKEEKASDKTIGIPLILQFYEWLPFFATFFQELGYQVVLSSQTSKKIIKTGCEITPGEPCFPIKIAIGHIKELLDKGVKTLFLPQITDLPPEHPYFEVGKVCPYVQSVPWISPATFRFEDLGVKVISPVLHLGRPKFLINEEIKALAKMLGVSEKEAKRAWKAAEEAQRDFHHWLRQRGKEVLSRFKDQIILVIVGRPYNAFDPGANLGIHYKIRRLGVVGLPIDMLPLEEINDPKVLEPLSEMYWEYGQRFLLAAHLIRETPNLFPVFFTNFSCGPDSFIQHFFEETLGGKPFIEIEVDEHSAEAGVVTRLEAFVDSIRDKVKRYELTRSFVFLQASPKEKRTIYIPYMCDHAVALAAAFRACGVEAKVLPEPDEESLEFGRKYTSGKECYPTILTTGDLIKLINQPGFKPEKSVFFMPNSGGPCRFGQYNKLHRKILRDLNVNLPVYSLQQDMRFYEDLDLLGKNFMKIAWKGIIAVDVLHKLFRETRPYAKDREAVERLYQEGLDQIEKAIEKGEDLLSVLLDLKNRFTQIELNSQEKPKVGVVGEIYVRSNRFANEDLYRFLEDLGVEVWLPPITEWIHFINYTSKNWAKRLGLFKTYFRYILESKYLKWEEEKFVSVFKDVLDTAEELPVEELMKLTQKYIDIRFEGGEVLLSVGKAVEYTHNGVSGIVNVIPFACMPGNVVSALLKRIKEGEGKRLPLITVPCDGQKSLGTKMRIEAFVEQVKEFYNTKRTA, from the coding sequence GTGTTTGATGAGGATAAAAACCTCCTTTTTTGGAGGTACGAAAAGACCCATGGTCAGCCCATAGAAACTGCAGAAAGGATTTTGACCGAAGTAGAAAAACAGTTTGGGAAAGAAGGTTTATCTGGGATTACCTGCACCGGAACCGCAGGCAAAACCATTTCTCAAATCCTTGGATGTGCTTTTGTAAACGAGGTGATGGCCCATGCCAAGGCAGCTACGTTTTTTCATCCTGAGGTTAAAACCATCATAGACATCGGAGGCGAAGACTCAAAGCTTATCTTTATCACCCATGAGAGGGGTATTCCAGAGATAGAAGACTTTGCGTTAAACACCCTTTGTGCCGCAGGAACAGGCTCGTTTTTAGAACAACAGGCAGCAAGGCTTGGTTATACCATAGAAGAGTTTTCAAGGCTTGCCCTTGAGGCACAAAACATACCAAGGATAGCAGGAAGGTGCACCGTCTTTGCTAAATCAGACATGATACATCTTCAGCAGGCAGCGGTGCCTGACCACGAAATCATCGCAGGCCTTTGTTTTGCTATCATAAGAAACCTTAAAAGCAACTTAGCTAAAGGAAGGGAAATCCTTCCTCCTCTGGTTTTTCAAGGAGGGGTTGCGGCAAACTTAGGGGTAAGAAAGGCGATAAAAGAGGTGTTTAGGCTAAAAGACGATGAGCTTATCATCCCAGAGCACTTTAGGATTATGGGGGCGATAGGAGCAGCCCTTTACGGGCTTGAAGGAAAAGCCTTTTCAGACTACCGAGGGGCAGACATCCTAAGGACCTACCTTAAAGAAAGGTCTTATTCTCCTCCAAGGTATGAGGTGCTTAAACCTTTTAAGTCTTTAGACCTATCAAAGGAGCTTAAAAATAGGTTTTTGGCCAAAAGAACCAACCTTGAAAACCGGTCTAAAGAGGTATGGCTTGGGATTGACGTTGGGTCAGTAAGCACCAAACTGGTAGCCATAGACCGCGAAGGCAACCTGGTAGCCAAGGTCTATCTCTTACATCAGGGAAAACCCCTTGAAAGCATAAAAAAGGGACTTTTAGACCTAAAGCAACAACTTCCTGAAGACGTTATGGTAAAAGGGGTTGGGACTACTGGTTCTGGTAGGTATCTGATAGGGGATTTTGTAGGGGCAGACGTTATCCGAAACGAAATTACCGCTCAAGCCTATGGAGCCCTTTTTATAGACCCTGAGGTAGACACCATCTTTGAAATCGGAGGACAGGATTCAAAATACATCTACTTAGAAAAAGGCACCATCTCAGACTTTACGATGAATAAGGCCTGTGCTGCAGGCACAGGGTCTTTTTTACAGGAACAGGCGGTAAAGCTTGAGGTTCCGATAGAAAAGTTTGGAGAAATAGCCTTACAAAGCAACGCCCCTCTTAAGCTTGGAGAAAGATGCACCGTTTTTATGCAGTCAGACCTTCTACACTACCAACAGCAAGGACTTCCTAAGGAAGACTTAATAGCAGGCCTTTGTTATGCCATAGTTCATAATTATTTAAATAAAGTAGTAGAAGACAGAAAGATAGGTAAAAAGATATTCTTTCAAGGGGCGGTGGCGTTTAACCAAGGGGTGGTGGCTGCCTTTGAAAAGGTGTTAGGCAAACCGGTGATAGTGCCTCCTCACCATGAGGTCACAGGTGCGATAGGGGTGGCACTTCTTGCCAAGGCCGAAACCCAAGGAGAAACCAAGTTTAAAGGGTTTGACCTCACCAACGTGAACTATCAGATTAAAGCCTTTGAGTGCAAAGAGTGCCCTAATCAATGCGAAATCCATAAAGTAATCATAGAAGGCTCTTCCCCTTACTATTATGGAGGAAGGTGCGAAAAATATGAGGTAGACCACAGGAAAGCCGGTGAAAACATACCTAACCTTACTTTAGAGCGGTTTGAAAAACTCCTTTCCTACGTAAAACCTATTAAAGAAGAAAAAGCCTCAGATAAAACCATCGGAATCCCCCTTATCCTTCAGTTTTATGAGTGGTTACCCTTTTTTGCTACTTTTTTCCAAGAGTTAGGATATCAAGTAGTTCTTTCTTCTCAAACCTCTAAAAAGATCATCAAAACAGGCTGTGAGATAACCCCAGGGGAGCCTTGTTTTCCTATAAAGATAGCTATAGGGCATATAAAGGAGCTTTTAGACAAAGGGGTTAAAACCTTGTTTCTTCCCCAGATAACCGACCTACCTCCTGAACATCCTTACTTTGAGGTAGGTAAGGTGTGTCCTTATGTTCAAAGCGTGCCTTGGATAAGTCCTGCTACCTTTAGGTTTGAGGACCTGGGGGTAAAAGTAATAAGCCCGGTCCTACATTTAGGACGTCCTAAGTTTTTGATAAACGAAGAGATAAAAGCTTTAGCCAAGATGCTTGGGGTTTCTGAGAAAGAGGCTAAACGAGCCTGGAAGGCAGCAGAAGAGGCACAAAGAGATTTTCATCATTGGCTTAGACAAAGAGGTAAAGAGGTTTTATCTCGGTTTAAAGACCAAATCATCTTGGTTATCGTAGGAAGACCTTACAATGCCTTTGACCCAGGGGCTAATCTTGGAATCCACTACAAGATAAGAAGGCTTGGGGTGGTAGGTCTACCGATAGACATGCTACCTTTAGAAGAAATAAACGACCCAAAGGTGCTTGAACCTCTTTCGGAGATGTATTGGGAGTACGGGCAAAGGTTTTTACTGGCAGCCCATCTTATAAGAGAAACCCCTAACCTTTTCCCTGTCTTTTTTACCAACTTTTCTTGCGGTCCAGACTCTTTTATCCAACATTTTTTTGAGGAGACGTTGGGAGGAAAACCTTTTATAGAGATTGAGGTTGACGAACACAGCGCTGAGGCTGGGGTGGTAACCAGGTTGGAGGCCTTTGTAGACAGCATCCGGGACAAAGTAAAACGTTATGAACTCACCAGAAGTTTTGTGTTTTTACAGGCAAGTCCTAAAGAAAAGAGAACCATCTATATCCCCTATATGTGCGACCATGCAGTAGCCTTAGCAGCGGCTTTTAGGGCCTGTGGGGTTGAGGCTAAGGTTTTACCAGAGCCCGACGAAGAAAGCCTTGAGTTTGGAAGAAAATATACCTCAGGCAAGGAATGCTACCCCACCATCCTTACCACAGGAGACCTTATCAAACTTATCAACCAACCTGGGTTTAAACCTGAAAAAAGCGTGTTTTTTATGCCAAACAGCGGTGGACCTTGCAGGTTTGGGCAATATAACAAACTTCATCGCAAAATCTTAAGAGACCTAAACGTTAACCTGCCTGTGTATTCTTTACAGCAAGACATGAGGTTTTACGAGGATTTAGACCTCTTAGGCAAAAACTTTATGAAGATCGCCTGGAAGGGAATAATAGCGGTAGACGTTCTTCATAAACTCTTTAGAGAAACCAGACCTTATGCTAAAGACCGAGAAGCTGTAGAAAGGCTCTATCAAGAAGGCCTTGATCAGATAGAAAAGGCTATAGAAAAAGGAGAGGACCTTCTTTCTGTGCTTTTAGACCTAAAAAACAGGTTTACTCAGATAGAGCTCAACTCCCAAGAAAAGCCTAAGGTAGGGGTAGTAGGAGAGATTTACGTAAGAAGCAACCGGTTTGCTAACGAAGACCTCTACAGGTTTTTAGAAGACTTAGGGGTAGAGGTATGGCTTCCACCTATCACCGAGTGGATACACTTTATCAACTATACCTCTAAAAATTGGGCTAAAAGGCTTGGCCTTTTTAAAACCTACTTTAGGTATATCCTTGAAAGCAAGTATTTAAAGTGGGAAGAAGAAAAGTTTGTTTCGGTGTTTAAAGATGTGCTTGACACCGCCGAAGAACTGCCTGTAGAAGAGTTGATGAAGCTTACCCAAAAATACATAGACATAAGGTTTGAAGGAGGAGAGGTTTTGCTTTCTGTAGGTAAGGCGGTAGAATATACCCACAACGGGGTTTCTGGAATAGTAAACGTCATACCTTTTGCTTGTATGCCTGGCAATGTGGTTTCTGCCTTGTTAAAGAGGATAAAAGAAGGGGAAGGTAAAAGACTTCCTTTGATTACCGTGCCTTGTGATGGACAAAAATCTCTTGGCACCAAGATGAGGATAGAAGCTTTTGTCGAACAGGTAAAAGAATTTTATAACACCAAGAGAACAGCTTAG
- a CDS encoding AtpZ/AtpI family protein yields MKEKKDSAFKFLLEVLAESFTIGIAVVSSIIAGAVVGWLIEEKLLHGRTSPWITTIFIIFGAIGGIKNLLWYAKKRTKDIGKNDKGSKS; encoded by the coding sequence TTGAAAGAGAAAAAAGATAGTGCTTTTAAATTTTTGTTAGAGGTTTTAGCCGAAAGTTTTACCATCGGTATTGCTGTAGTTTCTTCTATCATAGCAGGGGCGGTGGTAGGTTGGCTGATAGAGGAGAAGCTTTTACATGGAAGGACTTCTCCATGGATTACTACTATTTTTATAATTTTTGGGGCGATAGGAGGAATAAAAAACCTTCTTTGGTATGCCAAAAAGAGGACGAAGGATATAGGGAAAAATGATAAAGGAAGTAAGTCCTGA
- a CDS encoding ATP synthase subunit I produces the protein MIKEVSPERFFGEAERLILGLVILFTILVYVLWGGIGETLSFLAGGFLGFLNFRTTKKEGIAFVKKIQEILLSDQKNLYNKERHAYIAKIYLKLLATAIVIYFLIAHLRAHPVFLVSAFVLVYFSLTAYSFIRFILWMRKEKKEILA, from the coding sequence ATGATAAAGGAAGTAAGTCCTGAAAGGTTTTTTGGTGAGGCAGAAAGGTTAATCCTTGGTTTGGTCATTTTGTTTACGATTTTGGTTTATGTTTTATGGGGAGGCATAGGGGAAACCTTATCCTTTTTAGCAGGTGGGTTTTTAGGTTTTTTAAATTTTCGGACTACCAAAAAAGAAGGAATAGCATTTGTAAAGAAAATCCAGGAAATTCTTCTTTCAGACCAAAAAAACCTTTACAACAAGGAACGTCATGCCTATATAGCCAAGATTTATCTTAAACTTTTGGCTACTGCGATAGTAATTTATTTTTTGATAGCCCATCTCAGGGCTCATCCAGTTTTTTTGGTTTCTGCTTTTGTTTTGGTTTACTTTAGTCTTACAGCCTATAGTTTTATTAGGTTTATTTTATGGATGAGAAAAGAAAAAAAAGAAATACTAGCTTAG